Proteins co-encoded in one Arachis hypogaea cultivar Tifrunner chromosome 13, arahy.Tifrunner.gnm2.J5K5, whole genome shotgun sequence genomic window:
- the LOC112735808 gene encoding uncharacterized protein codes for MAHKASSYFIALILISNILLFSVSARTIAVNPNNDDKKFLFKSHGGVHIPGFGPVRFPPLGAIPNNPFTRGIGGGGAGAGAGPTGRSYVPGGDDTFVPNPGFEVPVPGGSGGRIPGSVHP; via the coding sequence ATGGCTCACAAAGCTTCCTCTTATTTCATTGCACTTATTCTCATATCCAACATCCTTCTTTTCTCTGTTTCTGCACGCACCATTGCTGTGAATCCCAACAATGATGACAAGAAATTCTTGTTCAAGTCTCATGGAGGAGTGCACATTCCTGGCTTTGGACCAGTGAGATTTCCACCTCTTGGGGCTATACCAAATAATCCATTCACCCGGGGCATTGGAGGTGGAGGAGCCGGCGCAGGAGCAGGACCAACTGGCCGCAGTTATGTTCCCGGTGGCGATGACACCTTTGTACCAAACCCCGGATTCGAGGTTCCAGTTCCCGGTGGCAGTGGTGGCAGAATTCCAGGCTCAGTTCATCCATGA